The Microbacter sp. GSS18 genome has a segment encoding these proteins:
- a CDS encoding M20/M25/M40 family metallo-hydrolase, which translates to MPTPDASLPEVARIARDLIRFDTTNHGGGRAKGEREAAEYVGEYLRALGLEPEYYEPIPRRTNVSVRVPGRDRDKPALVLHGHLDVVPAVAEDWSVDPFAGEIRDGMLWGRGAVDMKDMDAMILTSVADILRAGAQPERDLVVTFFADEENGGVEGSALVVENRPEWFAGATEAISEVGGYSIAAGSDRAYLLQVGEKALLWIRLVARGRAAHGSSFHHDNAVTAVAEAVARLGRTAWPVELTDTTGSMVEGLARLTGTDPADPDAVAASVGAAAGFVRSTLRTTTNPTGLTAGYKHNVIPDRAEALIDVRVLPGTEEQALADIRRIVGPDIDVELVHGDIGLEVPFSGDLVDAMVDALGRHDPGVPVIPYLMGGGTDNKALAALGIRGYGFAPLRLPADLDFTGMFHGVDERVPIDALVFGQAVLTDLLRSY; encoded by the coding sequence ATGCCCACGCCCGATGCGTCCCTGCCCGAGGTCGCCCGGATCGCCCGCGACCTCATCCGGTTCGACACCACGAACCACGGCGGCGGACGCGCCAAGGGCGAGCGCGAGGCCGCCGAGTACGTGGGGGAGTACCTGCGCGCGCTCGGACTCGAGCCGGAGTACTACGAGCCGATCCCGCGCCGGACGAACGTGTCGGTGCGCGTGCCCGGTCGCGATCGCGACAAGCCCGCGCTCGTGCTGCACGGCCACCTCGACGTCGTCCCGGCTGTGGCCGAGGACTGGAGCGTCGACCCCTTCGCGGGAGAGATCCGCGACGGCATGCTGTGGGGGCGCGGCGCCGTCGACATGAAGGACATGGACGCCATGATCCTGACGTCGGTCGCCGATATCCTCCGTGCCGGCGCACAGCCCGAGCGCGACCTGGTGGTGACCTTCTTCGCGGACGAGGAGAACGGCGGGGTCGAGGGTTCGGCGCTCGTCGTCGAGAACCGTCCGGAATGGTTCGCCGGGGCGACCGAGGCGATCAGCGAGGTGGGAGGCTACTCGATCGCGGCGGGTTCGGACCGCGCGTACCTGCTCCAGGTGGGGGAGAAGGCGCTGCTGTGGATCCGCCTCGTGGCGCGCGGCCGCGCGGCGCACGGATCGAGCTTCCACCACGACAACGCCGTCACGGCGGTGGCCGAAGCGGTGGCCCGGCTCGGGCGCACCGCGTGGCCGGTCGAGCTGACCGACACCACCGGCTCGATGGTGGAGGGACTCGCGCGTCTGACGGGCACCGATCCCGCGGACCCCGACGCGGTCGCGGCCTCGGTCGGTGCGGCGGCGGGCTTCGTCCGCTCGACGCTGCGGACCACGACCAACCCCACCGGGCTCACCGCGGGGTACAAGCACAACGTCATCCCCGACCGTGCCGAGGCCCTCATCGACGTGCGGGTGCTCCCGGGCACCGAGGAGCAGGCCCTCGCCGACATCCGCCGCATCGTCGGGCCCGACATCGACGTCGAGCTGGTCCACGGCGACATCGGCCTCGAGGTCCCCTTCTCGGGCGACCTGGTCGACGCGATGGTCGACGCACTGGGCCGCCACGATCCGGGCGTCCCGGTGATCCCGTACCTCATGGGCGGCGGCACCGACAACAAGGCACTGGCCGCCCTGGGCATCCGCGGCTACGGCTTCGCACCGCTGCGGCTGCCGGCGGACCTCGACTTCACCGGCATGTTCCACGGTGTGGACGAGCGCGTCCCGATCGACGCGCTCGTGTTCGGCCAGGCCGTGCTGACCGACCTCCTCCGCTCCTACTGA
- a CDS encoding VIT1/CCC1 family protein encodes MNEPAAPTDRDRRRWAQYLVNERAEARVYRELAARRDGEEREILTALADAEGRHEAHWLTLLGGEPPRLPRASAQTRTLGWMARRFGSIFVLALAQNAEARSPYDGDPHATPAMRADEKIHHEVVRGLAARGRRRLSGTFRAAVFGANDGLVSNLALVMGIGATGVSSTFVLFSGVAGLLAGALSMGAGEFVSVRSQRELLDATEPNGYADDVLPDLDLDANELALVYRTRGLPADEALARARQVVEAARTSDRGQLYARPAEAAADHEVVGGAWGAALSSFLFFASGAIIPVLPWIIGLSGLAAVITALVLVGIALMSTGAMVGLLSGGPPLRRALRQLAIGFGAAAVTYVLGLVFGVSLA; translated from the coding sequence ATGAACGAACCCGCTGCGCCGACCGACCGCGATCGCCGCCGCTGGGCCCAGTACCTCGTGAACGAACGAGCCGAGGCGCGCGTGTACCGTGAGCTCGCCGCCCGCCGCGATGGCGAGGAGCGCGAGATCCTGACGGCCCTCGCCGACGCCGAAGGCCGCCACGAGGCGCACTGGCTGACGCTGCTCGGCGGCGAGCCGCCGCGTCTGCCCCGGGCGTCCGCGCAGACCCGGACGCTCGGGTGGATGGCGCGCCGATTCGGCTCGATCTTCGTCCTGGCGCTCGCGCAGAACGCCGAGGCGCGCTCTCCGTACGACGGGGATCCGCACGCCACTCCGGCGATGCGCGCCGACGAGAAGATCCACCACGAGGTCGTGCGCGGTCTCGCCGCGCGCGGCCGTCGCCGGCTGTCCGGCACCTTCCGCGCGGCGGTCTTCGGCGCCAACGACGGCCTCGTGTCGAACCTGGCACTCGTGATGGGCATCGGCGCGACCGGCGTCTCGTCGACGTTCGTGCTGTTCAGCGGCGTGGCCGGGCTTCTCGCGGGAGCGCTGTCGATGGGCGCCGGCGAGTTCGTCTCGGTGCGGTCCCAGCGCGAGCTGCTGGATGCGACGGAGCCCAACGGATACGCCGACGACGTGCTGCCGGATCTCGATCTCGACGCGAACGAGCTGGCGCTGGTCTACCGCACCCGAGGACTTCCCGCCGATGAAGCGCTGGCGCGTGCGCGCCAGGTCGTCGAGGCGGCGCGCACCTCGGATCGCGGCCAGCTGTACGCCCGTCCCGCCGAGGCTGCCGCGGACCACGAGGTCGTCGGCGGAGCATGGGGCGCGGCGCTGTCGAGCTTCCTCTTCTTCGCGTCGGGCGCCATCATCCCGGTCCTGCCCTGGATCATCGGCCTGTCGGGCCTGGCAGCGGTGATCACGGCGCTCGTCCTCGTCGGCATCGCGCTGATGTCGACGGGTGCCATGGTCGGGCTGCTGTCGGGCGGCCCGCCGCTGCGACGGGCGCTGCGTCAGCTCGCGATCGGCTTCGGCGCTGCGGCGGTCACGTACGTGCTGGGGCTCGTCTTCGGCGTCAGCCTCGCTTAG
- a CDS encoding DEAD/DEAH box helicase has translation MHEESTITTDADTSATAHIGSFAAEHLSPTWPQRAPWGTAQRLRAWQAEALDLYFGMDGPDGPGSGPRDFLAAATPGAGKTTFALRLASELLRRRVVDRIVVVAPTEHLKSQWADAAARVSIRLDPGFSNRHSAPARHYHGVAVTYAQVAVKASVHQRLTMDARTLVILDEVHHGGDALSWGDALREAYSRATRRLLLSGTPFRSDTAPIPFVEYHPDANGIRLSRTDYAYGYRRALEDGVVRPVIFLVYAGHMRWRTKTGDEMEAHLGQDNTKDITAQAWRTALDPEGDWIPAVLRSADRRLSEVRESVPDAGGLVIATDQTAARAYAAILEQVSGEKATIVLSDEAEASGRIEEFSQGTSRWMVAVRMVSEGVDVPRLAVGVYATSASTPLFFAQAIGRFVRARRRGETASVFLPNVPQLLALAGELERQRDHALDRDGDGDDWNAEEDLMEAAEREDKASDALTEEFSYQALGSLAHFDRVMFDGREFGQLAVPGTPEEEEFLGIPGLLEPEHVHDLLMQRQVRQGRHRHAREAREAESGPTEAAVPQALHRTLKEQRQLLNSLVGLYARQSGEPHGAVHAELRRVCGGPAVSHATVAQLQARIDVLRRRVRS, from the coding sequence GTGCACGAAGAGTCGACGATCACAACCGACGCCGACACCTCCGCGACCGCACACATCGGGTCCTTCGCCGCCGAGCACCTGTCACCGACGTGGCCGCAGCGTGCGCCGTGGGGCACCGCACAGCGCCTGCGCGCGTGGCAGGCCGAGGCGCTCGACCTCTACTTCGGCATGGACGGGCCCGATGGGCCGGGCTCGGGCCCTCGCGACTTCCTCGCCGCCGCGACCCCCGGCGCCGGGAAGACGACGTTCGCGCTGCGCCTGGCCAGCGAGCTGCTGCGCCGTCGGGTCGTCGACCGCATCGTGGTGGTGGCGCCCACCGAGCACCTGAAGAGCCAGTGGGCCGACGCCGCCGCGCGCGTGTCCATCCGCCTCGACCCCGGCTTCTCCAACCGGCACTCCGCACCCGCACGGCACTACCACGGCGTGGCCGTGACGTACGCGCAGGTGGCGGTCAAGGCCTCGGTCCACCAGCGCCTGACCATGGACGCCCGCACCCTCGTGATCCTCGACGAGGTGCATCACGGCGGCGACGCGCTGAGCTGGGGAGACGCCCTGCGTGAGGCCTACAGCCGCGCGACGCGGCGCCTGCTGCTGTCGGGGACGCCGTTCCGCAGCGACACCGCCCCGATCCCGTTCGTGGAGTACCACCCCGATGCGAACGGCATCCGCCTCTCGCGCACCGACTACGCGTACGGCTACCGCCGTGCGCTCGAGGACGGCGTCGTCCGCCCGGTCATCTTCCTCGTCTACGCCGGTCACATGCGCTGGCGCACCAAGACCGGGGACGAGATGGAGGCGCACCTCGGCCAGGACAACACCAAGGACATCACCGCCCAGGCGTGGCGCACGGCGCTCGACCCCGAGGGCGACTGGATCCCGGCGGTGCTGCGGTCGGCGGACCGGCGGCTGAGCGAGGTGCGCGAGTCGGTGCCCGACGCCGGGGGCCTGGTCATCGCGACCGACCAGACGGCGGCGCGCGCGTACGCGGCCATCCTGGAGCAGGTCTCGGGCGAGAAGGCGACGATCGTCCTGTCAGACGAGGCCGAGGCTTCGGGCCGCATCGAGGAGTTCTCGCAGGGCACGAGCCGCTGGATGGTCGCGGTTCGCATGGTGTCCGAGGGCGTCGACGTGCCGCGCCTGGCTGTCGGCGTCTACGCCACGAGCGCATCGACCCCGCTGTTCTTCGCCCAGGCCATCGGCCGCTTCGTGCGTGCGCGCCGTCGCGGCGAGACGGCGAGCGTGTTCCTCCCCAACGTGCCGCAGCTGCTCGCCCTCGCCGGCGAGCTCGAACGCCAGCGCGACCACGCGCTGGACCGCGACGGCGACGGCGACGACTGGAACGCCGAAGAGGACCTCATGGAGGCCGCCGAGCGCGAGGACAAGGCCTCCGACGCGCTCACCGAGGAGTTCTCGTACCAGGCTCTCGGGTCGCTCGCGCATTTCGATCGCGTGATGTTCGACGGGCGCGAGTTCGGGCAGCTCGCGGTGCCCGGCACGCCCGAGGAGGAGGAGTTCCTGGGGATTCCCGGCCTCCTCGAACCCGAGCACGTGCACGACCTGCTGATGCAGCGGCAGGTCAGGCAGGGCCGTCATCGGCACGCGCGCGAGGCCCGCGAGGCGGAATCCGGCCCGACCGAGGCCGCCGTGCCGCAGGCGCTGCATCGGACGCTGAAGGAGCAGCGGCAGCTGCTCAACAGCCTCGTGGGGCTCTACGCGCGCCAGTCGGGCGAGCCGCACGGCGCGGTCCACGCCGAGCTGCGCCGCGTGTGCGGTGGGCCGGCCGTCTCCCACGCCACCGTCGCACAGCTGCAGGCGCGCATCGACGTGCTGCGCCGCCGCGTGCGCTCCTGA
- a CDS encoding SGNH/GDSL hydrolase family protein, producing the protein MARNDPAPEPNRTPYVPNATPHPWHRYVAIGDSFTEGVGDPEPSLPNGLRGWADRVAEVLGSQVEDFAYGNLAIRGRLIQQIVDEQVEPALALNPDLVTFSAGGNDVIRPGSDPDKVAEIFEDAVVRLSSGGAAVLVFTGIDTNFTPVFRGIRGKVAIYNENIRAIADRYDAIVADQWALKEIQDMRFFDDDRLHLNALGHHEVARMALRVLNVPNDLQPMQPEPLPARTWRAARGSDLVWARTHLVPWVLRRLRHQSSGDTVTAKRPEPLPVTIPAAAPPVATPTDPEA; encoded by the coding sequence ATGGCGCGCAACGATCCCGCACCGGAGCCGAATCGCACACCCTACGTCCCCAACGCGACGCCGCACCCCTGGCACCGCTACGTGGCGATCGGCGACTCGTTCACCGAAGGCGTCGGCGATCCGGAGCCGTCGCTGCCCAACGGGCTGCGCGGCTGGGCCGACCGGGTCGCCGAGGTGCTCGGCAGCCAGGTCGAGGACTTCGCGTACGGCAACCTCGCCATCCGCGGCCGCCTGATCCAGCAGATCGTCGACGAGCAGGTCGAGCCCGCGCTGGCGCTCAACCCCGACCTCGTGACCTTCTCGGCCGGCGGGAACGACGTCATCCGCCCCGGCAGCGACCCCGACAAGGTCGCCGAGATCTTCGAGGACGCCGTCGTGCGGCTGTCCAGCGGCGGCGCCGCCGTCTTGGTGTTCACGGGGATCGACACCAACTTCACCCCCGTATTCCGGGGCATCCGCGGAAAGGTCGCGATCTACAACGAGAACATCCGGGCCATCGCCGACCGCTACGACGCGATCGTGGCCGATCAGTGGGCGCTCAAGGAGATCCAGGACATGCGGTTCTTCGACGACGACCGCCTGCACCTGAACGCGCTCGGCCACCACGAGGTCGCCCGCATGGCGCTGCGGGTGCTGAACGTGCCCAACGACCTCCAGCCCATGCAGCCCGAGCCACTGCCCGCCCGAACGTGGCGCGCGGCTCGCGGCAGCGACCTGGTGTGGGCGCGCACCCACCTGGTCCCGTGGGTGCTGCGGCGGCTGCGCCATCAGTCCTCGGGCGACACCGTCACCGCCAAGCGTCCCGAGCCGCTGCCGGTCACGATCCCGGCGGCCGCTCCCCCGGTGGCCACGCCGACGGATCCCGAGGCCTGA
- a CDS encoding RNA methyltransferase — MTIWRIDDAADPRLADYRDLTDVALRRVHEPAGGLYIAESAKVLDRALAAGHRPRSVLVQQKWLDDTLALLAGRDDDVPVYVVPPEIAENVTGYAVHRGLLAAMHRPALPEPADILRHARLVLVLEDIVDHTNVGAAFRGAAALGADAVLVSPRCADPLYRRSVRVSMGTVFQVPWTRLPEWTDAREVLHAAGFDIAALALADDAVTLDAYSARRPERVALVLGAEGHGLSRAALGAADTVVTIPMAGGVDSLNVAAASAVALWELRPGR, encoded by the coding sequence ATGACGATCTGGCGCATCGACGACGCGGCGGACCCGCGGCTGGCGGACTACCGCGACCTGACGGACGTCGCGCTGCGCCGGGTCCACGAGCCCGCCGGCGGACTCTACATCGCCGAGTCGGCGAAGGTCCTGGACCGGGCGCTGGCGGCCGGACACCGCCCCCGATCGGTGCTCGTGCAGCAGAAGTGGCTCGATGACACGCTCGCCCTTCTCGCGGGACGAGACGACGACGTCCCGGTGTACGTCGTGCCGCCCGAGATCGCCGAGAACGTGACGGGCTACGCCGTGCACCGGGGGCTGCTCGCGGCGATGCACCGGCCGGCGCTCCCCGAACCCGCCGACATCCTGCGGCATGCGCGCCTCGTGCTCGTCCTGGAGGACATCGTCGACCACACCAACGTGGGTGCGGCGTTCCGGGGCGCCGCGGCGCTCGGCGCCGACGCCGTGCTGGTCAGCCCCCGCTGCGCGGATCCGCTGTACCGCCGCAGCGTCCGTGTCAGCATGGGCACGGTGTTCCAGGTGCCGTGGACGCGGCTGCCGGAGTGGACCGACGCGCGCGAGGTGCTGCACGCGGCGGGCTTCGACATCGCCGCCCTCGCCCTGGCGGACGACGCGGTCACCCTCGACGCGTACTCCGCGCGACGGCCCGAGCGCGTCGCGCTCGTGCTGGGCGCCGAGGGGCACGGCCTGTCGCGGGCCGCGCTCGGTGCAGCCGACACCGTCGTGACCATCCCGATGGCAGGCGGTGTCGATTCGCTCAACGTCGCCGCCGCGAGCGCGGTGGCGCTGTGGGAGCTGCGACCGGGACGGTGA
- a CDS encoding Sir2 family NAD-dependent protein deacetylase: MVTDRDETLMESVARAVDALAGRRIAVLTGAGVSTDSGIPDYRGQGTPVRKPMTVDQFLGSDQARRRYWVGSHLGWNAFAAAAPNAGHVALATLEDRGVASGIITQNVDGLHVKAGNRRVVELHGTMRRVFCTRCGQVFDRRDLALRVEADNPWMTAPENIKLGPDGDVLPESTEGFRVPDCSVCTGMLKPDVVFFGEYIPVEKFREAEQLVHSSEALIVAGSSLVVNSGIRLLERARRRRMPVVIINRGDTRADARATVKIDAGTSEVLGMIADALPAR; this comes from the coding sequence ATGGTGACGGATCGGGACGAGACGCTGATGGAGTCTGTCGCGCGCGCGGTGGACGCCCTCGCCGGCCGCCGCATCGCCGTGCTCACGGGAGCGGGCGTGTCCACCGACTCCGGCATCCCGGACTACCGCGGCCAGGGGACCCCGGTGCGAAAGCCCATGACGGTCGACCAGTTCCTCGGCAGCGACCAGGCCCGCCGGCGCTACTGGGTCGGAAGCCACCTCGGCTGGAACGCGTTCGCCGCGGCCGCGCCCAATGCCGGACACGTCGCGCTGGCGACGCTCGAGGACCGCGGCGTCGCGTCGGGCATCATCACCCAGAACGTCGACGGGCTCCACGTGAAGGCCGGGAACCGCCGCGTCGTGGAGTTGCACGGCACGATGCGCCGGGTGTTCTGCACGCGATGCGGGCAGGTGTTCGACCGCCGCGACCTCGCGCTGCGCGTCGAGGCCGACAACCCGTGGATGACCGCTCCCGAGAACATCAAGCTCGGTCCCGACGGCGACGTGCTGCCCGAGAGCACCGAGGGCTTCCGCGTGCCGGACTGCAGTGTGTGCACGGGGATGCTCAAGCCCGATGTGGTGTTCTTCGGCGAGTACATCCCTGTCGAGAAGTTCCGCGAGGCGGAGCAGCTGGTGCACTCCAGCGAGGCGCTGATCGTGGCGGGCTCGTCGCTCGTGGTGAACTCCGGCATCCGGCTGCTCGAGCGCGCGAGGCGGCGGCGCATGCCGGTGGTCATCATCAACCGCGGCGACACCCGCGCCGACGCCCGGGCGACGGTCAAGATCGACGCCGGCACCAGCGAGGTGCTCGGCATGATCGCCGACGCGCTGCCCGCTCGGTGA
- a CDS encoding histidine phosphatase family protein produces the protein MTSLFLIRHGETDWNRDRRIQGATDIPLNDTGRDQARLAAAELEERLDRRHPVGVVSSDLSRARETAGIIAERLALPAPAAYPALRERSYGEAEGMQIEEFHHRFGASHRGGVPGAEEPADLRVRALGALDAVVADLRRATSPGPATLVVVSHGALIRELIGHASGGELPLEGERLANGSIHELLYERDRVRLLSYDPIAA, from the coding sequence GTGACGTCCCTCTTCCTCATCCGCCACGGCGAGACCGACTGGAACCGAGACCGCCGAATTCAGGGCGCGACCGACATCCCGCTCAACGACACCGGACGCGATCAGGCCCGCCTCGCCGCCGCCGAGCTCGAGGAGCGCTTGGACCGACGGCATCCGGTGGGCGTGGTCTCCAGCGACCTGTCCCGCGCCCGCGAGACCGCGGGCATCATCGCCGAGCGCCTCGCGCTCCCGGCCCCGGCCGCCTACCCCGCGCTCCGCGAGCGCAGCTACGGCGAGGCCGAGGGGATGCAGATCGAGGAGTTCCATCACCGCTTCGGCGCCAGCCACCGCGGTGGCGTGCCCGGCGCCGAGGAGCCCGCGGATCTGCGCGTGCGCGCGCTCGGCGCGCTCGACGCCGTCGTGGCGGATCTGCGCCGTGCGACCTCACCGGGCCCTGCGACGCTGGTGGTCGTGTCGCACGGTGCCCTCATCCGCGAGCTCATCGGCCATGCCTCCGGCGGCGAGCTGCCCCTCGAGGGCGAGCGCCTCGCCAACGGCTCCATCCATGAGCTGCTGTACGAGCGCGATCGGGTGCGGCTGCTCTCGTACGACCCGATCGCGGCCTGA
- a CDS encoding CoA ester lyase, whose amino-acid sequence MSFDMGPALLFCPADRPERFAKAAAAADAVILDLEDAVSPDAKVAARGALIESELDPDRTIVRVNGVDSDQFESDMSTLSQTDYRTIMVAKAESAKRIGRIDARFEVIALCETARGVAHAERIAEQRNVVALMWGAEDLVASLGGTSSRRPNGRYRDIARHARSQVLLSAGARGKAAIDAVHLDIADAKGLGREARDAAASGFAATACIHPQQVAVIRDAYRPDADAVTWARRVLAAADGERGVFSFDGRMVDEPVLRHARMLLSRAGAPAA is encoded by the coding sequence ATGAGCTTCGACATGGGACCCGCACTGCTGTTCTGCCCCGCGGATCGGCCCGAGCGGTTCGCGAAGGCGGCCGCCGCCGCGGACGCCGTGATCCTGGACCTCGAGGATGCCGTCTCGCCGGACGCGAAGGTGGCCGCACGCGGGGCGCTCATCGAGTCGGAGCTGGACCCCGACCGCACGATCGTGCGGGTCAACGGGGTCGACTCCGACCAGTTCGAGTCCGACATGTCGACGCTGTCACAGACGGACTACCGCACGATCATGGTCGCCAAGGCCGAGTCCGCCAAGCGCATCGGCCGCATCGACGCGCGATTCGAGGTCATCGCGCTGTGCGAGACGGCCCGCGGGGTGGCCCACGCGGAGCGCATCGCCGAGCAGCGCAACGTCGTGGCGCTGATGTGGGGAGCCGAGGACCTCGTCGCGTCGCTCGGAGGCACGTCCAGCCGCAGGCCGAACGGGCGCTACCGCGACATCGCGCGCCACGCCCGCTCCCAGGTGCTGCTGTCAGCCGGGGCCCGGGGCAAGGCGGCGATCGACGCCGTCCATCTCGACATCGCCGATGCGAAGGGGCTCGGCCGCGAAGCGCGGGATGCCGCCGCCTCCGGATTCGCCGCGACCGCGTGCATCCATCCGCAGCAGGTCGCCGTGATCAGGGATGCGTACCGTCCCGATGCCGACGCCGTGACGTGGGCCCGACGCGTGCTCGCGGCAGCCGACGGCGAGCGGGGCGTCTTCTCGTTCGACGGGCGCATGGTCGACGAGCCGGTGCTGCGCCACGCGCGCATGCTGCTGAGCCGGGCCGGCGCGCCGGCGGCCTGA
- a CDS encoding MaoC family dehydratase codes for MTDIVQRGLYYDEIEVGARYLHRPGRTATEADNVLFSSLTMNTQALHLDAAFSKAQPFGQRLMNSMWTLSTMVGASVAQLTQGTLVAQLGLTDVSFPAPLFHGDTLYTETEILDKRASASRDGQGIITMRHTGRNQDGAVVALATRVALMWFRDAAEEER; via the coding sequence GTGACCGACATCGTCCAGCGCGGGCTCTACTACGACGAGATCGAGGTGGGCGCCCGCTATCTCCACCGCCCGGGACGCACAGCGACCGAGGCCGACAACGTGCTGTTCTCGTCGCTGACGATGAACACGCAGGCGCTCCACCTCGACGCCGCCTTCTCGAAGGCTCAGCCGTTCGGGCAGCGCCTGATGAACAGCATGTGGACGCTGTCGACGATGGTGGGCGCATCGGTCGCGCAGCTCACGCAGGGCACGCTCGTCGCGCAGCTCGGCCTGACCGACGTCTCGTTCCCCGCCCCGCTCTTCCACGGCGACACGCTGTACACCGAGACCGAGATCCTCGACAAGCGCGCATCGGCCTCGCGCGACGGCCAGGGGATCATCACGATGCGCCACACGGGCCGCAATCAGGACGGTGCCGTCGTCGCCCTCGCCACGCGGGTCGCCCTGATGTGGTTCCGCGATGCCGCCGAGGAGGAACGATGA